The following is a genomic window from Branchiostoma lanceolatum isolate klBraLanc5 chromosome 10, klBraLanc5.hap2, whole genome shotgun sequence.
GATCATACATAATTAGCCCTTGAGTGCAAATATGGACTGGATATCGGTTACGTTaagtttacgttaagtttatttttgtaccgtgactcctgcccctccgtttcacttcgaccttgtcgaaaagcggccatattatggccgaacaagcattcgaagtataataaaggccttgacttgacttgacttgactatcgtAGTTATAGCGGACATTTTGCAAGACTTTAGTAGCTATGAAATCGGTCTTCCGTTATAAACGACTAGCTTAAGATAGAGGTTTCTGTATCATTTCGGTTTCATGATGGTTATAAACTggagatttattttgttttcatggtgacGTCTTCCTGTGTTCCTCAgatttttgggggaggggggctacttTGGCAAACTGCCACACAAGCCACTACATTTTCAAGGACATAGGGAATGTCATTATTgtggatacatgtactttgtgatGTTTAGTATGCAAGGAGCTTAGTTGGAAACTAGAATTTTCGGAGAGGTTCTAAACTTTTACCATGTGTATGCAATCTTTCAGAATGTACATTCTggtactttcatttttttagcaGAAATGCCAAGACGCAAGAGTAAGAAACCAATGAAGAGGTTGAATGAGTGGAAGGCAAAGCAGCAAATTAAGGATCGGGTCGACAAGCATGAGTTACACATAAGAGGACAGAAACCGGCTGTTGAGCAGGTATTGGAGGTAAGAGGCGAGGATCTGGCCAACGAGCAGGAATTGGAGGTAAGAGGAGAGGATCTGGCCAACGAGCAGGTATTGGAGGTAAGAGGTGAGGAGCCAGTTGATGAGCAGCCATTAGAGGTAAGATTGGAGGACCCAGCTGGTAGGCAGGAATTAGAGGTaagaggggaggagggggaggagcagGAATTAGAGGTAACTGGGGAGTCGAAGGTTGGAGATTTCAGGTTCAAGCCCTTCACAGAAAATGATCAATTGCAACTTGCAGGTCAGTTTAACCTTCCTGTTGAAGGATATCTCAATATTGAACAAATGGATGTCCCTTTGGATTCCAAACCACCGATCAATCCCATTAAAATGGATGGGGACGGGAATTGTTTTTATAGGGCGATAAGCTACCATATTTGTGGCACAGAAAAGTATCACGCTATATTAAGGCAGCGTACGATTGAATATATGGCAACATTGTCTGAAG
Proteins encoded in this region:
- the LOC136443385 gene encoding uncharacterized protein, with the translated sequence MPRRKSKKPMKRLNEWKAKQQIKDRVDKHELHIRGQKPAVEQVLEVRGEDLANEQELEVRGEDLANEQVLEVRGEEPVDEQPLEVRLEDPAGRQELEVRGEEGEEQELEVTGESKVGDFRFKPFTENDQLQLAGQFNLPVEGYLNIEQMDVPLDSKPPINPIKMDGDGNCFYRAISYHICGTEKYHAILRQRTIEYMATLSEDVYRPWFVFEPNGRTMDQYLSRDGRTELNPHPADLRTWATQVEVNAMSSLLGRNIFVYNDKGQLKDYARGTQQMGPPVEKQNLVPDKPHLEEVDKSGPSHPHEITPPEKRSRSWSKSS